A part of Myxococcus landrumus genomic DNA contains:
- a CDS encoding complex I subunit 5 family protein → MKGTWLPIWVVLSSLLPGLVIFLLPQRQRRTRTTLNLAAAVTKLGLTVFMAWGVFQGRHYETRLPFLPNADLVLRADTFSLLFILLSAVLWFVTTIYAVGYLEGTEHLSRFFGFFSLCVSSTMGIALAGNLLTFFLFYEMLTLSTYPLVIHKGTPDALRAGNVYLRYTLSGATLLLAGVVLLYVLAGSVEFTERGALWGAVEHRTGLQVAFVLMIAGLGVKAALVPLHGWLPVAMVAPAPVSALLHAVAVVKAGAFGITRVIYDVYGVFLVHDLGVMRPLAVVAGITILYGSLRALQQGDLKRRLAYSTVSQVAYIVVGVSIFGTVSTIGGLVHLVHQGVMKITLFFCAGNFAEELHVHRVKDLRGVGRRMPLTMGAFTIAALGMIGIPPVAGFITKWYLGIGALEAKEPWLVGVLLMSSLLNAGYFLPILYSAWFQAPHEDWKPNPRRWEIGLSLLLPTLTTAALSLAMGLFAGWEFSPLSWTRLITEREFRP, encoded by the coding sequence ATGAAGGGCACCTGGCTCCCGATATGGGTGGTGTTGAGTTCGCTGTTGCCCGGGCTGGTCATCTTCCTGCTGCCGCAACGTCAGCGGCGCACGCGGACGACGCTCAACCTGGCCGCGGCCGTGACGAAGCTGGGGCTCACGGTCTTCATGGCATGGGGGGTGTTCCAGGGGCGTCACTATGAGACTCGCCTGCCCTTCCTCCCCAACGCGGACCTGGTGCTCCGGGCGGACACGTTCAGCCTGCTCTTCATCCTCCTGTCCGCGGTGCTCTGGTTCGTGACGACCATCTACGCGGTGGGCTACCTGGAGGGCACCGAGCACCTGAGCCGGTTCTTCGGCTTCTTCTCGCTGTGTGTCTCATCGACGATGGGCATCGCGCTCGCGGGCAACCTGCTCACGTTCTTCTTGTTCTACGAGATGCTCACGCTGTCGACGTACCCGCTGGTCATCCACAAGGGAACGCCCGATGCGCTTCGCGCGGGCAATGTGTACCTGCGCTACACGCTGAGCGGCGCGACGTTGCTGCTCGCGGGCGTGGTGTTGCTGTACGTGCTCGCGGGCTCCGTGGAGTTCACGGAGCGGGGTGCGCTCTGGGGGGCGGTCGAGCACCGCACGGGGTTGCAGGTGGCCTTCGTGTTGATGATCGCGGGGCTGGGCGTCAAGGCGGCGCTGGTGCCGCTGCATGGGTGGCTGCCCGTCGCGATGGTGGCGCCCGCACCCGTGAGCGCGCTGCTGCATGCCGTCGCGGTGGTGAAGGCGGGGGCCTTTGGAATCACGCGCGTCATCTACGATGTGTATGGCGTGTTCCTGGTGCATGACCTGGGCGTGATGCGGCCGCTGGCGGTGGTCGCGGGAATCACCATCCTCTACGGCTCGCTGCGAGCACTCCAGCAGGGCGACTTGAAGCGGCGGCTGGCGTACTCGACGGTGAGCCAGGTCGCGTACATCGTGGTGGGCGTCTCCATCTTCGGCACGGTGTCGACGATTGGAGGGCTGGTGCACCTGGTCCACCAGGGGGTGATGAAGATCACCCTGTTCTTCTGCGCGGGGAACTTCGCGGAGGAGCTGCACGTGCATCGGGTGAAGGACTTGCGCGGGGTGGGGCGGCGGATGCCGCTCACGATGGGGGCGTTCACCATCGCCGCGCTGGGGATGATTGGGATTCCTCCCGTCGCGGGCTTCATCACCAAGTGGTACCTGGGCATCGGCGCGCTGGAGGCGAAGGAGCCCTGGTTGGTGGGCGTGTTGCTGATGAGCAGCCTGCTCAACGCGGGCTACTTCCTGCCCATCCTCTACTCCGCGTGGTTCCAGGCCCCGCATGAGGACTGGAAGCCGAACCCTCGTCGCTGGGAGATTGGCCTGTCCTTGCTGTTGCCCACACTGACGACGGCCGCGCTGTCGCTCGCGATGGGCCTGTTCGCGGGCTGGGAGTTCAGCCCCTTGAGCTGGACGAGGCTCATCACCGAGCGGGAGTTCAGGCCGTGA
- a CDS encoding complex I subunit 5 family protein, which produces MNLPEFAVGAALLVPLGLVLAVMIPGTRAAGTWLAPWAALPALGLGLGTGATLHWKSVLLGMWLYVPDTATHTYLIFTGALWLCAGLFARGYLRDDSNRTSFWGFYLATLTGNVGAVLAMDVASFYLFFAMMTFCAYGLIVHVRDERAAGAARVYIVMALLGEVCLLAAFFLTVGIRINLMLVDVVQVVSESGSRDLIVVLVLVGFGVKVGALLLHMWLPLAHPVAPAPASAVLSGAIIKVGVLGWMRFLPLREVSLPTAGTVCVVMGLAAAFYAVAVGLTQREAKTVLAYSSVSQMGFITLAVGLALGSPGAAPMLMGSVLVYAVHHSMAKGLLFLGAGLLPATGWRGWRGGLVLAGLGWSALEIAGAPLTSGALAKLSLKSAEATANGPESIPVLLSLAAVGSTLLMARFLERVVAESPERGESRAGWMGVSWGLLFAVDAALLFGSPVGREELPRLLEPKNLVSAAWPVLVGAGVCALAWGLRRRLGWRLPRIPAGDVLWPLMRVIQPAWRLLTAGAEREPVGQGKTSEHFQQGVERLQRFLLDEVDQAEARLSRLRQVGLALLVWLAVFLLLLIR; this is translated from the coding sequence GTGAACCTGCCGGAGTTCGCCGTCGGCGCGGCGCTGCTGGTGCCGCTCGGGCTGGTGCTGGCGGTGATGATTCCCGGCACGCGCGCGGCGGGGACGTGGCTGGCGCCGTGGGCCGCGTTGCCAGCGCTGGGGTTGGGGCTTGGGACAGGGGCGACGCTCCACTGGAAGAGCGTGCTCCTGGGGATGTGGCTGTACGTGCCAGATACCGCGACGCACACGTACCTGATTTTCACGGGGGCGCTGTGGCTCTGCGCGGGGCTCTTCGCGCGGGGGTATCTGCGCGACGACTCGAACCGGACCTCGTTCTGGGGCTTCTACCTGGCGACGCTGACGGGGAACGTGGGGGCGGTGCTCGCGATGGACGTCGCGAGCTTCTATCTGTTCTTCGCGATGATGACGTTCTGCGCGTATGGCCTCATCGTCCACGTGCGTGACGAACGCGCGGCCGGGGCGGCGCGGGTCTACATCGTGATGGCGTTGCTAGGAGAGGTATGCCTCCTGGCGGCCTTCTTCCTCACGGTGGGGATTCGCATCAACCTGATGCTCGTGGACGTCGTGCAGGTGGTGTCGGAGTCGGGTTCACGAGACCTCATCGTGGTGCTGGTGCTCGTGGGGTTCGGCGTCAAGGTCGGCGCGCTGCTGTTGCACATGTGGCTGCCCCTGGCGCACCCCGTCGCGCCCGCGCCCGCCAGCGCCGTGTTGAGCGGAGCCATCATCAAGGTGGGCGTGTTGGGGTGGATGCGCTTTCTTCCCCTGAGGGAAGTGAGCCTCCCGACGGCGGGCACGGTCTGTGTGGTGATGGGCCTGGCGGCGGCGTTCTATGCCGTGGCCGTGGGGCTCACGCAGCGCGAGGCGAAGACGGTGCTCGCGTACTCGAGCGTGAGCCAGATGGGGTTCATCACGCTCGCGGTGGGGCTGGCGCTGGGGTCTCCTGGCGCGGCGCCGATGTTGATGGGCTCGGTGCTCGTCTATGCGGTGCACCACTCGATGGCGAAGGGGTTGCTGTTCCTCGGCGCGGGGTTGTTGCCGGCGACGGGCTGGCGAGGGTGGAGAGGCGGACTGGTGCTGGCGGGGCTCGGGTGGTCCGCGCTGGAGATAGCGGGCGCGCCGCTGACGAGTGGGGCCCTGGCGAAGCTGTCCCTCAAGTCCGCCGAGGCCACGGCGAACGGTCCCGAGTCCATTCCCGTGCTGCTCTCGCTCGCGGCGGTGGGCAGCACGCTCCTCATGGCGCGCTTCCTGGAGCGCGTGGTGGCGGAGTCTCCGGAGCGGGGTGAGTCCCGTGCGGGGTGGATGGGCGTGTCGTGGGGGCTGTTGTTCGCGGTGGATGCGGCGCTGCTCTTCGGGAGCCCGGTGGGGCGCGAGGAGCTCCCGCGCCTGCTCGAACCGAAGAACCTCGTCTCGGCCGCGTGGCCCGTCCTGGTGGGGGCCGGGGTGTGCGCGCTCGCCTGGGGCTTGCGTCGGAGGCTGGGATGGCGGCTGCCGCGGATTCCCGCGGGCGACGTGCTCTGGCCGCTGATGCGTGTGATTCAGCCCGCCTGGAGGCTGCTGACCGCGGGAGCGGAGCGGGAGCCGGTGGGGCAGGGGAAGACGTCCGAACACTTCCAGCAAGGCGTCGAGCGGCTCCAGCGCTTCCTCCTCGACGAGGTGGACCAGGCGGAGGCGCGGCTCAGCCGCTTGCGACAGGTGGGGCTCGCGTTGCTCGTGTGGCTGGCGGTCTTCCTGCTGCTCCTCATTCGCTGA